From a region of the Cyprinus carpio isolate SPL01 chromosome A18, ASM1834038v1, whole genome shotgun sequence genome:
- the bncr gene encoding protein Bouncer, translating into MWVFWDEMDFMVLCKAGLRWLPGLVLLVLCLCPPAVLCENLYCYYCPQTSFNRSCRHILSECRPQELCFTALGRFGHAPVLFSKGCMSQRDCVRSSSQMIRGNNISFTNSCCGRPYCNSSRGCDHSLALLTVSAITASVLTADWTRAGLMMPS; encoded by the coding sequence ATGTGGGTTTTCTGGGACGAAATGGACTTTATGGTGTTGTGTAAAGCTGGTCTCCGCTGGCTCCCAGGTCTTGTGCTCCTGGTTCTGTGTCTCTGTCCTCCTGCTGTCCTGTGTGAGAACCTCTACTGTTACTACTGTCCTCAGACGTCCTTCAACAGGAGCTGCAGGCACATTCTGTCCGAGTGCCGCCCACAGGAGCTCTGCTTCACTGCCCTCGGCCGGTTCGGACACGCACCCGTTCTGTTCTCCAAAGGCTGTATGTCGCAGAGAGACTGTGTCCGATCCAGCAGTCAAATGATCCGCGGGAACAACATCAGCTTCACGAACTCGTGCTGCGGCCGTCCTTACTGTAACTCGAGCCGGGGCTGCGATCACAGCCTCGCACTGCTCACGGTGTCTGCTATCACTGCGAGCGTCCTGACGGCCGACTGGACTCGAGCTGGACTCATGATGCCCAGCTGA